One stretch of Miscanthus floridulus cultivar M001 chromosome 18, ASM1932011v1, whole genome shotgun sequence DNA includes these proteins:
- the LOC136519441 gene encoding uncharacterized protein — protein sequence MAPPPPAKRYTLAALLATLAVAAIVTFFFMLLCPARITFSVARTGSSHISSGPAGGGSSVLSLTLAADNPSRRAKVTYESMFVDVSNSTAPGAQGDNWVRATVTTRMPLRQQGRTAAIEVTVPLMDAPWTQDFTGNMSSLFSVMVTAQVRFRVGVAWTRLYDIKVSCSPVSFFTAKAIPAGAAAAAGGAAGQPVRCV from the coding sequence ATGGCGCCTCCACCACCAGCCAAGCGCTACACCTTGGCGGCTCTCCTCGCGACGCTCGCGGTGGCGGCCATCGTCACCTTCTTCTTCATGCTGCTCTGCCCGGCGCGCATCACCTTCTCCGTCGCGCGCACGGGCAGCAGCCACATCAGCTCCGGGCCCgcaggcggcggcagcagcgtGCTCAGCCTCACCCTCGCCGCCGACAACCCCAGCCGGCGCGCGAAGGTGACGTACGAGAGCATGTTCGTGGACGTGAGCAACAGCACGGCGCCGGGAGCCCAGGGGGACAACTGGGTGCGGGCGACGGTGACGACGCGCATGCCGCTGCGGCAGCAGGGGCGCACCGCGGCCATCGAAGTGACGGTGCCCCTGATGGACGCGCCTTGGACCCAGGACTTCACAGGGAACATGAGCAGCCTCTTCTCCGTCATGGTCACCGCGCAGGTCAGGTTCAGGGTCGGCGTCGCGTGGACGCGGCTCTACGACATCAAGGTCTCCTGCAGCCCCGTCAGCTTCTTCACCGCGAAAGCTATACCGgccggcgccgccgctgccgccggcggcGCAGCTGGCCAGCCGGTCAGATGCGTCTAG
- the LOC136520601 gene encoding transcription factor BIM2-like isoform X3, which yields MMLDLTVRVDRKAGSCSDGGKDQRPNTPWSKHSATEQRRRSKINDRFQILRELLPHNDQKRDKATFLLEVIEYIRFLQEKVQKYEATFPEWNQENAKMLPWSKGQIPGDSPPDPSHFMRNGSSPGSNFTRKLNDNHNIVTSAAASGAQDQAGTDHMASGCYRSADTPANITNNAISQSQPQWIGPSPVDDSAMNREMLNNQQLAIDEGTISVSSNYSQEPVLVTTVR from the exons ATGATGCTAG ATTTGACAGTAAGGGTGGACAGGAAGGCTGGGAGCTGCAGCGATGGTGGTAAAGATCAGCGGCCAAACACACCGTGGTCAAAACACTCGGCCACAGAGCAGCGCAGACGCAGCAAGATCAATGATAG GTTTCAGATACTTAGGGAGCTGTTGCCACATAATGATCAAAAGAGAGACAAAGCAACATTTCTCTTGGAG GTTATTGAATATATACGGTTTTTGCAAGAGAAAGTGCAAAAATACGAGGCAACATTCCCAGAATGGAACCAAGAAAATGCAAAGATGCTTCCATGG AGTAAAGGTCAAATCCCTGGAGATTCTCCGCCTGACCCTTCACATTTCATGAGAAATGGATCCTCCCCTGGATCTAATTTCACAAGGAAACTCAATGATAATCACAACATAGTGACATCTGCAGCTGCATCAGGGGCACAGGATCAGGCAGGAACTGATCACATGGCTAGCGGGTGCTACAGATCAGCAGATACACCGGCGAATATTACAA ATAATGCTATATCTCAGTCCCAACCTCAATGGATAGGTCCATCCCCTGTGGATGATTCTGCAATGAACAGGGAAATGCTTAACAACCAGCAGTTGGCAATAGATGAAGGAACGATCAGCGTGTCTAGTAACTATTCCCAAGA GCCCGTACTTGTTACAACTGTTAGATAA
- the LOC136520601 gene encoding transcription factor BIM2-like isoform X1, translating to MMLDLTVRVDRKAGSCSDGGKDQRPNTPWSKHSATEQRRRSKINDRFQILRELLPHNDQKRDKATFLLEVIEYIRFLQEKVQKYEATFPEWNQENAKMLPWSNMYFRSFWKNAQSKGQIPGDSPPDPSHFMRNGSSPGSNFTRKLNDNHNIVTSAAASGAQDQAGTDHMASGCYRSADTPANITNNAISQSQPQWIGPSPVDDSAMNREMLNNQQLAIDEGTISVSSNYSQEPVLVTTVR from the exons ATGATGCTAG ATTTGACAGTAAGGGTGGACAGGAAGGCTGGGAGCTGCAGCGATGGTGGTAAAGATCAGCGGCCAAACACACCGTGGTCAAAACACTCGGCCACAGAGCAGCGCAGACGCAGCAAGATCAATGATAG GTTTCAGATACTTAGGGAGCTGTTGCCACATAATGATCAAAAGAGAGACAAAGCAACATTTCTCTTGGAG GTTATTGAATATATACGGTTTTTGCAAGAGAAAGTGCAAAAATACGAGGCAACATTCCCAGAATGGAACCAAGAAAATGCAAAGATGCTTCCATGG TCAAATATGTATTTTCGATCATTCTGGAAAAATGCACAG AGTAAAGGTCAAATCCCTGGAGATTCTCCGCCTGACCCTTCACATTTCATGAGAAATGGATCCTCCCCTGGATCTAATTTCACAAGGAAACTCAATGATAATCACAACATAGTGACATCTGCAGCTGCATCAGGGGCACAGGATCAGGCAGGAACTGATCACATGGCTAGCGGGTGCTACAGATCAGCAGATACACCGGCGAATATTACAA ATAATGCTATATCTCAGTCCCAACCTCAATGGATAGGTCCATCCCCTGTGGATGATTCTGCAATGAACAGGGAAATGCTTAACAACCAGCAGTTGGCAATAGATGAAGGAACGATCAGCGTGTCTAGTAACTATTCCCAAGA GCCCGTACTTGTTACAACTGTTAGATAA
- the LOC136520601 gene encoding transcription factor BIM2-like isoform X2: MMLDLTVRVDRKAGSCSDGGKDQRPNTPWSKHSATEQRRRSKINDRFQILRELLPHNDQKRDKATFLLEVIEYIRFLQEKVQKYEATFPEWNQENAKMLPWSNMYFRSFWKNAQSKGQIPGDSPPDPSHFMRNGSSPGSNFTRKLNDNHNIVTSAAASGAQDQAGTDHMASGCYRSADTPANITNNAISQSQPQWIGPSPVDDSAMNREMLNNQQLAIDEGTISVSSNYSQEWKALDVT, translated from the exons ATGATGCTAG ATTTGACAGTAAGGGTGGACAGGAAGGCTGGGAGCTGCAGCGATGGTGGTAAAGATCAGCGGCCAAACACACCGTGGTCAAAACACTCGGCCACAGAGCAGCGCAGACGCAGCAAGATCAATGATAG GTTTCAGATACTTAGGGAGCTGTTGCCACATAATGATCAAAAGAGAGACAAAGCAACATTTCTCTTGGAG GTTATTGAATATATACGGTTTTTGCAAGAGAAAGTGCAAAAATACGAGGCAACATTCCCAGAATGGAACCAAGAAAATGCAAAGATGCTTCCATGG TCAAATATGTATTTTCGATCATTCTGGAAAAATGCACAG AGTAAAGGTCAAATCCCTGGAGATTCTCCGCCTGACCCTTCACATTTCATGAGAAATGGATCCTCCCCTGGATCTAATTTCACAAGGAAACTCAATGATAATCACAACATAGTGACATCTGCAGCTGCATCAGGGGCACAGGATCAGGCAGGAACTGATCACATGGCTAGCGGGTGCTACAGATCAGCAGATACACCGGCGAATATTACAA ATAATGCTATATCTCAGTCCCAACCTCAATGGATAGGTCCATCCCCTGTGGATGATTCTGCAATGAACAGGGAAATGCTTAACAACCAGCAGTTGGCAATAGATGAAGGAACGATCAGCGTGTCTAGTAACTATTCCCAAGA GTGGAAGGCGCTAGATGTAACGTGA